In one window of Chryseobacterium sp. JV274 DNA:
- a CDS encoding GlsB/YeaQ/YmgE family stress response membrane protein: protein MGILTWILFGLIAGAIAKMIMPGSQGGGWLITIILGILGAFVGGAIGVYVLHWGDVSSFWNPRSWILSIGGALIILWIYGMATKKS, encoded by the coding sequence ATGGGAATACTAACATGGATTTTATTCGGTCTTATTGCAGGTGCAATCGCTAAAATGATCATGCCAGGAAGTCAGGGAGGAGGATGGCTAATCACTATTATCCTGGGGATTCTGGGAGCTTTTGTAGGAGGAGCTATAGGAGTTTACGTTCTACACTGGGGAGATGTTTCTTCATTCTGGAATCCAAGAAGCTGGATTCTTTCAATCGGAGGAGCTTTAATTATCCTATGGATTTATGGGATGGCTACCAAGAAAAGCTGA